A single genomic interval of Mycolicibacterium holsaticum DSM 44478 = JCM 12374 harbors:
- a CDS encoding bacterial proteasome activator family protein, translated as MTTNSDDDNIEIIGGDPTAADQESDGKSLTDLVEQPAKVMRIGTMIKQLLEEVRAAPLDEASRNRLREIHRTSISELEDGLAPELREELERLTLPFTDDVVPSDAELRVAQAQLVGWLEGLFHGIQTALFAQQMAARQQLEQMRQGALPPGMAGPAGPRGGHGTGQYL; from the coding sequence ATGACCACGAACAGCGACGACGACAACATCGAAATCATCGGCGGCGATCCCACGGCGGCCGATCAGGAATCCGACGGCAAATCGCTGACCGACCTCGTCGAACAGCCCGCCAAGGTGATGCGCATCGGCACCATGATCAAGCAGCTGCTCGAAGAGGTGCGGGCCGCGCCGCTGGACGAGGCCAGCCGCAACCGGCTGCGCGAGATCCACCGGACCAGCATCTCCGAACTGGAGGACGGCCTGGCGCCCGAACTGCGCGAGGAGCTCGAGCGGCTGACGCTGCCGTTCACCGACGATGTCGTGCCGTCCGACGCCGAACTGCGGGTCGCGCAGGCACAGCTGGTGGGCTGGCTGGAGGGGTTGTTCCACGGCATCCAGACGGCGCTGTTCGCCCAGCAGATGGCGGCGCGTCAACAACTCGAGCAGATGCGTCAGGGCGCGCTGCCGCCCGGGATGGCCGGCCCGGCGGGTCCGCGCGGCGGGCACGGCACCGGACAGTATCTGTAG
- a CDS encoding FAD-binding oxidoreductase — protein sequence MSETTTRRLTGWGRTAPSVAQVLSTPDVEVIAQAVATTGQRGVIARGLGRSYGDNAQNGGGLVIDMTALNRIHSIVAETRIVDVDAGVSLDTLMKAALPFGLWVPVLPGTRQVTVGGAIACDIHGKNHHSAGSFGNHVRSIDLLTAEGEIRRLTPDGPESELFWATVGGNGLTGIILRATIEMTPTETAYFIADGDVTANLDETIAFHSDGSEDNYTYSSAWFDAISAPPKLGRAAISRGSLARLDQLPAKLQRDPLKFDAPQLLTFPDIFPNGLANKYTFGPIGELWYRKSGTYRGKIQNLTQFYHPLDMLGEWNRAYGPAGFTQYQFVVPTEAVDEFKAIIVDIQRSGHYSFLNVFKLFGPGNQAPLSFPIPGWNVCVDFPVKPGLGEFLTDLDRRVLEFGGRLYTAKDSRTTAETFHAMYPRIDEWIAMRRKVDPNSVFASDMARRLELL from the coding sequence ATGTCCGAGACCACGACACGACGCCTGACCGGCTGGGGACGCACCGCCCCGTCAGTCGCGCAGGTGTTGTCGACACCGGATGTCGAGGTCATCGCGCAGGCGGTGGCGACGACGGGCCAGCGCGGCGTCATCGCCCGCGGGCTCGGCCGCTCCTACGGCGACAACGCCCAGAACGGCGGCGGCCTGGTGATCGACATGACGGCACTGAACCGGATCCACTCCATCGTCGCCGAGACCCGCATCGTCGACGTGGACGCGGGCGTGAGCTTGGACACGCTGATGAAGGCGGCGTTGCCGTTCGGGCTGTGGGTGCCGGTGCTGCCCGGCACCAGGCAGGTCACCGTGGGCGGGGCGATCGCCTGCGACATCCACGGCAAGAACCATCACAGCGCCGGCAGTTTCGGTAACCATGTCCGCTCGATCGACCTGCTGACCGCCGAGGGCGAGATCCGGCGGCTGACCCCCGACGGGCCCGAAAGCGAACTGTTCTGGGCGACCGTCGGCGGCAACGGGCTTACCGGCATCATCCTGCGCGCCACGATCGAGATGACGCCGACCGAAACGGCGTACTTCATCGCCGACGGCGACGTCACCGCGAACCTGGACGAGACAATCGCGTTCCACAGCGACGGCAGCGAGGACAACTACACCTACTCCAGCGCCTGGTTCGACGCGATCAGCGCGCCACCCAAGCTCGGCCGCGCCGCGATATCACGCGGCTCACTGGCCCGGCTGGACCAGCTGCCCGCCAAACTCCAGCGCGACCCGCTGAAATTCGATGCGCCGCAACTGCTTACCTTCCCCGACATCTTCCCCAACGGGCTGGCCAACAAGTACACGTTCGGGCCGATCGGGGAGCTGTGGTACCGCAAGTCGGGCACCTACCGCGGCAAGATCCAGAACCTGACGCAGTTCTACCACCCGCTGGACATGCTGGGCGAATGGAACCGGGCATACGGGCCCGCGGGTTTCACCCAATACCAGTTCGTGGTGCCCACCGAAGCGGTCGACGAGTTCAAGGCGATCATCGTCGACATCCAGCGGTCGGGCCACTACTCGTTCCTCAACGTGTTCAAGCTGTTCGGCCCCGGAAACCAAGCGCCGCTGAGCTTTCCGATCCCCGGCTGGAACGTCTGTGTCGACTTCCCGGTCAAGCCGGGGCTGGGTGAATTCTTGACCGACCTGGACCGTCGGGTGCTGGAGTTCGGCGGCCGGCTCTACACCGCCAAGGACTCCCGCACCACCGCGGAGACCTTCCACGCCATGTACCCGCGAATCGACGAGTGGATCGCCATGCGCCGCAAGGTCGATCCCAACTCGGTGTTCGCGTCCGACATGGCCCGACGTTTGGAGCTGTTGTAA
- the wzm gene encoding galactan export ABC transporter permease subunit Wzm/RfbD produces the protein MTFTDAAAQSKTFGRAWGDLVAGFAKRELWLHLGWQDIKQRYRRSVLGPFWITIATGATAVAMGLLYSKLFKLELSEHLPYVTLGLIIWNMINASILEGAEVFIANEGLIKQLPTPLSVHVYRLVWRQMILFGHNMIIFVIIAIIFPKPWSWTALAVIPAMGLIVLNCVWVSLCFGILATRYRDISPLLVSLVQLLFFMTPIIWNESTLKQQGAADYLKIVELNPLLHYLDIVRAPLLGADQELHHWVVVIVLTVIGWILAAFAMRQYRARVAYWV, from the coding sequence ATGACGTTCACCGACGCCGCCGCGCAGTCGAAGACATTCGGCCGCGCGTGGGGCGACCTGGTCGCCGGTTTCGCCAAGCGCGAGCTGTGGCTGCACCTGGGCTGGCAGGACATCAAACAGCGGTACCGCCGCTCGGTGCTGGGGCCGTTCTGGATCACGATCGCCACTGGCGCCACCGCCGTGGCGATGGGCCTGCTGTATTCCAAGCTGTTCAAACTCGAACTGTCCGAACATCTTCCATACGTCACGCTCGGGCTGATCATCTGGAACATGATCAACGCGTCGATCCTCGAGGGCGCCGAGGTGTTCATCGCCAACGAGGGTCTGATCAAACAGCTGCCGACCCCGCTGTCGGTGCACGTGTACCGCCTGGTGTGGCGCCAGATGATCCTGTTCGGGCACAACATGATCATCTTCGTGATCATCGCGATCATCTTTCCCAAACCGTGGTCGTGGACCGCGCTCGCGGTGATCCCGGCGATGGGTTTGATCGTGTTGAACTGCGTGTGGGTGTCGTTGTGCTTCGGCATCCTGGCCACCCGCTACCGCGACATCAGCCCGCTGCTGGTCAGCCTGGTTCAGTTGCTGTTCTTCATGACGCCGATCATCTGGAACGAGTCCACCCTCAAACAGCAGGGTGCCGCGGACTACCTCAAGATCGTCGAGTTGAACCCGCTGCTGCACTATCTGGACATCGTGCGCGCCCCGCTGCTAGGCGCCGACCAAGAGCTGCACCACTGGGTGGTGGTGATCGTGTTGACCGTGATCGGCTGGATCCTGGCCGCGTTCGCGATGCGCCAGTACCGTGCCCGCGTCGCGTACTGGGTCTAA
- a CDS encoding carboxymuconolactone decarboxylase family protein has protein sequence MTTIEKVRRINLNQVSPEVYEAMIALNNAATKDLDPDLAELIKIRASQLNHCAFCLDMHTADARRRGISEQKITLLPAWAEAEGVYTEQEQAALALTEEITDLTHRHVADEVYARAAAAFSERELGQVIAMALTINAWNRIGVTTRLPVPKR, from the coding sequence ATGACAACCATCGAGAAAGTCCGTCGGATCAACCTGAACCAGGTGTCGCCCGAGGTGTACGAGGCGATGATCGCGCTGAACAACGCCGCGACCAAGGATCTCGACCCCGACCTGGCCGAGCTGATCAAGATCCGCGCGTCGCAGCTGAACCACTGCGCGTTCTGCCTGGACATGCACACCGCCGACGCACGCAGACGCGGCATCTCCGAGCAGAAGATCACCCTGCTGCCCGCGTGGGCAGAGGCCGAGGGCGTCTACACCGAGCAGGAGCAGGCCGCGCTCGCGTTGACCGAGGAGATCACCGACCTGACCCACCGGCATGTCGCCGACGAGGTGTACGCCAGGGCGGCGGCCGCGTTCTCCGAACGCGAACTCGGTCAAGTGATCGCGATGGCGCTGACCATCAACGCGTGGAACCGTATCGGCGTGACGACCCGCCTCCCCGTGCCCAAGCGGTAA
- a CDS encoding decaprenylphospho-beta-D-erythro-pentofuranosid-2-ulose 2-reductase: MVLDAVGNPQTILLLGGTSEIGLAICERYLRDAPARVILAELPNHPGRDAAVAQLQAAGAKSVELIDFDALDTASHPAVIDAAFSHGDVDVAIVAFGLLGDAEELWQNQSKAVQIAGINYTAAVSVGVLLGEKMRAQGFGRIIAMSSAAGERVRRSNFVYGSTKAGLDGFYLGLGEALRESGVQVLVIRPGQVRTRTTIEHWKATGSKEAPFTVDKEDVAELAVTASAKGKELVWAPGVFRYVMMVLRHIPRPIFRKLPI; encoded by the coding sequence ATGGTTCTTGATGCCGTGGGAAACCCCCAGACCATTCTGCTGCTCGGCGGCACGTCCGAGATCGGGCTGGCCATCTGCGAGCGGTATCTGCGCGACGCGCCGGCGCGCGTCATCCTGGCCGAACTGCCGAACCACCCGGGCCGTGACGCCGCCGTCGCCCAGCTACAGGCCGCAGGCGCCAAATCCGTCGAGCTGATCGACTTCGACGCCCTGGACACCGCGAGCCACCCTGCGGTGATCGACGCCGCGTTCAGCCACGGCGATGTCGACGTCGCGATCGTGGCGTTCGGCCTGCTCGGCGACGCCGAAGAGCTGTGGCAGAACCAGTCCAAGGCCGTGCAGATCGCCGGAATCAACTACACCGCAGCAGTTTCGGTCGGTGTGCTGCTCGGCGAGAAGATGCGCGCCCAAGGCTTCGGCCGGATCATCGCGATGAGCTCGGCGGCCGGTGAGCGGGTACGGCGGTCCAACTTCGTGTACGGCTCCACCAAGGCCGGACTCGACGGGTTCTACCTCGGGCTCGGCGAGGCGTTGCGCGAGTCCGGGGTACAGGTACTGGTCATCCGGCCCGGCCAGGTGCGCACCCGCACCACGATCGAGCACTGGAAGGCCACCGGCAGCAAGGAAGCGCCGTTCACCGTCGACAAGGAAGACGTCGCCGAACTGGCGGTCACAGCATCGGCCAAGGGCAAGGAACTGGTATGGGCACCGGGGGTGTTCAGGTACGTGATGATGGTGTTGCGGCACATTCCGCGGCCCATCTTCCGCAAGCTCCCCATCTGA
- a CDS encoding PLP-dependent aminotransferase family protein, whose amino-acid sequence MASWANAGPWDLHLDLKQAITPGARGARETLLTALRDAVRSGRLAPGTMLPPSRSLAVDLGLARNTVAEAYAELVAEGWLASRQGAGTWVVNAAGTQAPARPRGVKVVPTHNLMPGSPDVAEFPRNEWVASMRRALGRAPTEALRMGDPRGRQELREALAQYLARVRGVRTCAESIVICAGVRHGVEILTRVFSGQRPIAVEAYGLFIFRDVIAAMGMATTPIGVDERGAVVGELDTLDVPAVLLTPAHHSPFGMPLHPTRRTAVVDWAQRTDGYVLDDDYDGELRYDRQPVGALQGLHPDRVVYLGSASKSLSPALRLGWMALPADLVEPVIGAAGGSQFYVDAISQLTMADFIAGGGYDKHIRRMRLRYRRRRDTLVDALQPFSITLSGLNAGLNLLLTLPDGAEPEVLRRAADTGLALEGLSMMRHPLAGPHVPRPDGVIVGFGTPAEHAFAGCVQALCDVLESSGLRR is encoded by the coding sequence GTGGCTTCATGGGCCAATGCGGGGCCGTGGGATCTGCACCTCGACCTGAAGCAGGCCATTACCCCCGGGGCGCGCGGTGCGCGGGAAACGCTGCTCACCGCCCTGCGCGACGCCGTGCGGTCGGGCCGGCTGGCGCCCGGCACGATGCTGCCGCCGTCGCGCAGCCTGGCCGTCGACCTCGGATTGGCCCGCAACACCGTCGCCGAGGCGTATGCCGAACTGGTCGCCGAGGGCTGGCTGGCGTCGCGGCAGGGTGCGGGCACCTGGGTGGTGAACGCGGCGGGCACGCAGGCGCCTGCCCGCCCGCGCGGGGTGAAGGTGGTGCCGACGCACAACCTGATGCCCGGTTCACCCGATGTCGCGGAGTTCCCGCGCAACGAATGGGTCGCCTCGATGCGCCGCGCGCTGGGCCGCGCACCGACCGAGGCGCTGCGCATGGGCGACCCGCGCGGGCGCCAAGAACTGCGCGAGGCGCTGGCGCAGTACCTGGCACGGGTGCGCGGGGTGCGCACCTGCGCGGAGTCGATCGTGATCTGTGCCGGTGTGCGCCACGGCGTGGAAATCCTCACCCGGGTGTTTTCCGGTCAGCGCCCGATCGCCGTAGAAGCCTACGGGCTGTTCATCTTTCGCGATGTCATCGCGGCGATGGGGATGGCGACGACCCCGATCGGTGTCGACGAGCGTGGCGCGGTGGTGGGCGAACTCGACACGCTCGACGTGCCCGCGGTGCTGCTCACCCCGGCGCACCACAGCCCGTTCGGCATGCCGCTGCATCCGACGCGGCGCACCGCGGTGGTCGACTGGGCGCAACGCACCGACGGGTACGTCCTCGACGACGACTACGACGGCGAACTGCGCTACGACCGCCAGCCGGTGGGCGCGCTGCAGGGGCTGCACCCGGACCGGGTGGTGTATCTGGGCTCGGCCAGCAAGAGCCTGTCGCCCGCGCTGCGGCTGGGCTGGATGGCGTTGCCTGCCGACCTCGTCGAGCCGGTCATCGGTGCCGCGGGCGGATCGCAGTTCTATGTGGACGCGATCTCGCAGCTGACGATGGCCGACTTCATCGCAGGCGGCGGCTACGACAAGCACATCCGGCGCATGCGGCTGCGGTACCGGCGCCGCCGCGACACGCTCGTCGATGCGCTGCAGCCGTTTTCCATCACTCTCAGCGGGCTCAACGCGGGGCTCAACCTGCTGTTGACCCTGCCCGACGGCGCCGAACCGGAGGTGCTGCGCCGCGCGGCCGACACGGGTCTCGCGCTGGAGGGGCTGTCGATGATGCGTCATCCGCTCGCCGGGCCGCACGTGCCCCGCCCCGACGGCGTCATCGTCGGGTTCGGGACACCCGCCGAACACGCTTTCGCCGGATGCGTCCAGGCCCTGTGCGACGTGCTCGAGTCCAGCGGCCTGCGGCGCTGA
- the wzt gene encoding galactan export ABC transporter ATP-binding subunit Wzt/RfbE: protein MVPRIETRNAWVEFPIFDAKSRSLKKAFLGKAGGAIGRNESNVVVIEALRDITMSLELGDRVGLVGHNGAGKSTLLRLLSGIYEPTRGVATVTGRVAPVFDLGVGMDPEISGFENIIIRGLFLGQTRKQMLAKIDEIAEFTELGDYLSMPLRTYSTGMRVRLAMGVVTSIDPEILLLDEGIGAVDAEFLKKAQSRLSALVERSGILVFASHSNEFLARLCNTAMWIDHGTVKMTGGIEEVVRAYEGEDAARHVREVLEETRQR, encoded by the coding sequence TTGGTCCCGCGTATCGAGACCCGCAATGCGTGGGTGGAATTTCCCATCTTCGACGCCAAGTCACGCTCGTTGAAGAAGGCTTTCCTCGGCAAGGCCGGCGGCGCCATCGGACGCAACGAGTCCAACGTCGTCGTCATCGAGGCGCTGCGCGACATCACCATGTCGCTGGAACTGGGTGACCGCGTCGGGCTGGTGGGCCACAACGGCGCGGGCAAGTCGACGCTGTTGCGGCTGCTGTCCGGCATCTACGAACCCACCCGTGGCGTCGCGACGGTGACCGGTCGGGTGGCGCCGGTGTTCGACCTCGGCGTCGGGATGGACCCCGAGATCTCGGGGTTCGAGAACATCATCATCCGCGGGCTGTTCCTCGGGCAGACCCGCAAGCAGATGCTGGCCAAGATCGACGAGATCGCCGAGTTCACCGAGTTGGGTGACTACCTGTCGATGCCGTTGCGCACGTACTCCACCGGAATGCGCGTGCGCCTGGCGATGGGCGTGGTGACCAGCATCGACCCCGAGATCCTGCTGCTCGACGAAGGTATCGGCGCGGTGGATGCCGAGTTCTTGAAGAAGGCCCAGTCACGGCTGTCGGCGCTCGTGGAGCGCTCCGGCATCCTGGTGTTCGCCAGCCACTCCAACGAATTTCTGGCCCGGCTGTGCAATACGGCGATGTGGATCGACCACGGCACCGTCAAGATGACCGGCGGCATCGAAGAGGTGGTCCGCGCCTACGAGGGTGAGGACGCCGCCCGGCACGTCCGCGAAGTGCTCGAAGAAACGCGCCAGCGATGA
- a CDS encoding galactan 5-O-arabinofuranosyltransferase has translation MRGALASPTKVVGQLAAGAAVAIVVTVISLIAISRVDWPAYNSSNQLHALTTVGQVGCLAGLLASGWAWRRGRRLLAWGGATAFLSAFSVVTLAMPLGATKLYLHGISVDQQFRTEYLTRLTDTAALHDMTYYGLPPFYPPGWFWIGGRLADLTGIPGWEMFKPWAIISITIAITAAFVLWAAMIRFEYALIVATATAAATLAYAPAEPYAAIITALLPAVFVLAWSGLQGATRAGGWAAVIGVGLFLGITALFYTLLFGYAAFTLTLMALVVTVARWSRSGGDIKPRRAEPLLRLVVIGALSGAIALIGWAPWLAAAIRGEPADSGTAQHYLPSVGAELEFPMLHFTLLGALCMLGTLWLVWRARSSTRAGALAIAVLAIYAWSLLSMLTTLAGTTLLSFRLNPTLTVLLAAAGAFGFIETASAIAARYRPEMSRRVVAAAATIGAIGAVTYSQDIPDVLRPDIAVAYTDTDGYGQRADRRPPGAERYYREIDGKIRDVTGLPRNETVVMTADYSFLSYYPYYGFQGLTSHYANPLAQFDKRADAIENWATLTDADQFIDALDALPWKPPTVFLMRSAGSGGAGDSYTLRLASDVYPNQPNVRRYHVELDEALFDDPRFDVSEIGPFVLAIRLPNYDQAP, from the coding sequence ATGCGCGGCGCACTGGCCAGCCCGACCAAGGTCGTCGGCCAGCTGGCGGCCGGCGCGGCCGTGGCGATCGTCGTCACGGTGATCTCGCTGATCGCGATATCGCGGGTGGACTGGCCGGCGTACAACTCGTCCAACCAGCTGCACGCGCTGACCACGGTCGGCCAAGTCGGTTGTCTGGCAGGGTTGTTGGCATCGGGATGGGCGTGGCGGCGCGGCAGACGCTTGCTGGCGTGGGGCGGTGCGACGGCGTTCCTGTCGGCGTTCTCGGTGGTGACGCTGGCGATGCCGCTGGGCGCCACGAAGCTTTACCTGCACGGCATTTCGGTCGACCAGCAGTTCCGCACCGAGTACCTGACCCGGCTCACCGACACCGCGGCACTGCACGACATGACGTATTACGGGCTACCGCCCTTCTATCCACCGGGCTGGTTCTGGATCGGCGGCCGGCTGGCCGACCTGACCGGCATCCCGGGCTGGGAGATGTTCAAACCGTGGGCCATCATCTCCATCACCATCGCGATCACCGCCGCGTTCGTGTTGTGGGCGGCGATGATTCGCTTCGAATACGCGCTGATCGTCGCGACGGCCACCGCCGCGGCAACGCTCGCCTACGCACCGGCCGAACCGTACGCCGCGATCATCACCGCGCTGCTGCCGGCGGTGTTCGTGCTGGCCTGGTCGGGGCTCCAGGGCGCCACTAGGGCCGGTGGCTGGGCCGCGGTCATCGGCGTCGGGCTCTTCCTGGGCATCACCGCGCTGTTCTACACCCTGCTGTTCGGCTACGCCGCGTTCACGCTGACGCTGATGGCGCTGGTAGTGACAGTGGCGCGCTGGAGCCGCTCCGGCGGCGACATTAAGCCAAGACGCGCCGAACCGCTGCTGCGGCTGGTCGTCATCGGTGCGCTCTCCGGCGCGATCGCGCTGATCGGCTGGGCCCCGTGGCTGGCCGCCGCGATCCGCGGCGAGCCGGCCGACTCGGGCACCGCGCAGCACTATCTGCCGTCGGTAGGCGCCGAACTGGAATTCCCCATGCTGCACTTCACCCTGCTGGGCGCGCTGTGCATGCTGGGCACGCTGTGGCTGGTCTGGCGCGCGCGGTCATCGACCCGCGCGGGCGCGTTGGCGATCGCCGTGTTGGCTATCTACGCGTGGTCGCTGCTGTCCATGCTGACCACGCTGGCCGGCACCACGCTGCTGTCGTTCCGGCTCAACCCGACGCTGACCGTGCTGCTGGCCGCCGCGGGCGCGTTCGGCTTCATCGAAACCGCGTCGGCGATCGCCGCGCGCTACCGCCCGGAAATGAGCAGGCGCGTGGTCGCCGCGGCCGCCACGATCGGCGCCATCGGCGCCGTGACGTACAGCCAGGACATCCCCGACGTGCTGCGCCCCGACATCGCGGTGGCCTACACCGACACCGACGGCTACGGCCAACGCGCCGACCGGCGACCGCCCGGTGCCGAGCGCTACTACCGCGAGATCGACGGGAAGATCCGCGACGTGACGGGGCTGCCGCGCAACGAGACCGTGGTGATGACCGCCGACTACAGCTTCCTGTCGTACTACCCCTACTACGGGTTCCAGGGGTTGACGTCGCATTACGCCAACCCGCTCGCACAGTTCGACAAGCGGGCCGATGCGATCGAGAACTGGGCCACCCTGACCGACGCCGACCAGTTCATCGACGCCCTCGACGCGCTGCCGTGGAAACCGCCGACGGTGTTCCTGATGCGCAGTGCTGGTTCGGGGGGCGCGGGCGACTCCTACACGCTGCGGTTGGCTTCCGACGTCTACCCCAACCAGCCCAACGTGCGCCGCTACCACGTCGAGCTCGACGAAGCCCTGTTCGACGACCCGCGCTTCGACGTCTCCGAGATCGGACCGTTCGTGCTGGCCATCCGGCTGCCCAATTACGATCAAGCCCCGTGA
- the glfT1 gene encoding galactofuranosyltransferase GlfT1, whose protein sequence is MTETVCAVVVTHRRVDELAKSLEAVTAQTRAPDHLIVVDNDNDPRVAELVAGQPVPTTYLGSRRNLGGAGGFALGMLHALALGADWLWLADDDGRPADSEVLGTLVACAKRHALAEVSPMVCDLDEPDRLAFPLRRGVAWRRRVEELRTDAGQDLLPGIASLFNGALFAASTLEAVGVPDLRLFFRGDETELHRRLVRSGLPFGTCLTAVYLHPQGGDEFKPILGGRMHTQYPESAAKRFYTYRNRGYLLSQPGLRRLQFQEWARFGWYFLVSRRDPAGLMEWIRLRRSGRKERFGRPAHLDERWGHHPPDGPTRAAQGRLGNDGTKR, encoded by the coding sequence ATGACCGAGACGGTCTGCGCCGTGGTGGTCACCCATCGGCGCGTCGACGAGCTGGCCAAGTCGCTGGAGGCGGTGACGGCCCAGACCCGCGCACCGGATCACCTGATCGTCGTCGACAACGACAACGACCCCCGGGTGGCCGAACTGGTGGCCGGCCAGCCGGTGCCAACGACATATCTGGGTTCGCGCCGAAACCTCGGTGGCGCAGGCGGTTTCGCGTTGGGGATGCTGCACGCGCTGGCGTTGGGTGCGGACTGGCTGTGGTTGGCCGACGACGACGGGCGCCCCGCGGACTCCGAGGTGCTTGGCACCCTTGTGGCATGCGCGAAAAGGCACGCCCTGGCCGAGGTGTCGCCGATGGTGTGCGACCTCGACGAACCGGACCGGCTGGCGTTTCCGTTGCGCCGCGGCGTGGCGTGGCGGCGACGGGTCGAGGAGTTGCGCACCGACGCCGGGCAGGACCTGCTGCCGGGAATCGCCTCGCTGTTCAACGGGGCGTTGTTCGCCGCGTCGACGCTAGAGGCCGTCGGGGTACCGGATCTGCGGCTGTTCTTCCGCGGTGACGAAACCGAATTGCACCGCAGGCTGGTGCGTTCCGGCCTGCCGTTCGGGACGTGCCTGACCGCGGTCTACCTGCACCCGCAGGGCGGCGACGAGTTCAAGCCCATCCTCGGGGGCCGGATGCACACGCAGTATCCGGAAAGCGCTGCTAAACGTTTCTATACGTACCGCAACCGCGGTTACCTGCTGTCGCAGCCAGGGCTTCGGCGGCTGCAGTTTCAGGAGTGGGCCCGGTTCGGCTGGTACTTCCTGGTGTCGCGGCGCGACCCCGCCGGGCTGATGGAGTGGATACGGCTGCGGCGCTCGGGCCGTAAGGAGAGGTTCGGCAGGCCCGCACACCTGGACGAGCGATGGGGGCACCACCCGCCCGATGGGCCCACGCGCGCAGCGCAGGGGAGGCTGGGGAACGACGGGACAAAGAGATGA
- a CDS encoding GtrA family protein — MQPTLSLGTQVWRFIVTGGLSAIVDFGLYVAFLAVGLHVNVAKTLSFIAGTTTAYLINRRWTFQAPPSTARFIAVCALYAVTYAAQVGINYLLYVAWEDKPWRVPVAFVIAQGTATVINFVVQRAVIFRLR; from the coding sequence ATGCAACCGACCCTGAGCCTGGGCACCCAGGTTTGGCGGTTCATCGTGACCGGCGGGCTGTCGGCGATCGTCGACTTCGGCCTGTACGTGGCGTTTCTGGCGGTCGGGCTGCACGTGAACGTGGCCAAGACCCTCAGCTTCATCGCGGGCACCACCACGGCCTATCTGATCAACCGCCGATGGACTTTTCAGGCGCCGCCGAGCACAGCGCGGTTCATCGCGGTATGCGCGCTCTACGCGGTGACCTACGCCGCGCAGGTCGGCATCAACTACCTGCTGTACGTGGCGTGGGAGGACAAGCCGTGGCGGGTGCCGGTCGCGTTCGTCATCGCCCAGGGCACCGCGACGGTGATCAACTTCGTCGTGCAGCGCGCGGTCATCTTCCGGCTGCGCTGA